A stretch of Microbacterium sp. 4R-513 DNA encodes these proteins:
- a CDS encoding DMT family transporter, which produces MSKRWLPLGAIGLSVVLWSAAYVLSGWALETASPAVLSVSRFAIALVVLVPIAARRPLFLRTLREPRTILLGLTGVTLYYSFANIGLLFTTPGTAALVVSLLPVLTAIAAVAMLRERLTRRTIVGLALATMGVGLVAASGFRLDLGVVLNVVALASYAIYTVLLRRDGERPDRPDAIVLATATGIWGTALMLPWFGWELAVGTAAVPTDVRGILSILALALVVTAPTLVLFNYGAERVPAAISGVATAAIPALGYGFALLLGEPLDPVKAIGGAIALAGVLLATLEQPDVEPSPPGLALPEPAELAPRPLQDERPPHRSPADGGSVGPSAADDTAAHPSEGGRT; this is translated from the coding sequence GTGTCGAAGCGCTGGCTGCCCCTCGGCGCGATCGGGCTCTCGGTCGTGCTGTGGTCGGCGGCGTACGTGCTGTCGGGGTGGGCGCTCGAGACCGCGTCGCCCGCGGTGCTGTCGGTGTCGCGCTTCGCGATCGCCCTCGTCGTGCTGGTGCCGATCGCCGCACGTCGGCCGTTGTTCCTGCGGACCCTGCGCGAGCCCCGCACGATCCTCCTCGGCCTCACGGGCGTCACGCTCTACTACTCGTTCGCCAACATCGGCCTGCTGTTCACCACGCCCGGCACGGCGGCGCTCGTCGTCTCGCTCCTGCCGGTCCTCACCGCCATCGCCGCGGTCGCGATGCTGCGCGAGCGCCTGACGCGCCGCACGATCGTGGGCCTCGCCCTCGCCACGATGGGCGTCGGGCTGGTCGCGGCATCCGGATTCCGCCTCGATCTCGGCGTCGTGCTCAACGTCGTCGCCCTCGCCTCCTACGCGATCTACACCGTGCTCCTGCGCCGCGACGGCGAGCGGCCGGACCGGCCGGACGCGATCGTGCTGGCGACCGCGACGGGCATCTGGGGCACCGCGCTCATGCTGCCCTGGTTCGGATGGGAGCTGGCCGTCGGCACGGCGGCCGTGCCGACGGATGTGCGCGGCATCCTGAGCATCCTCGCCCTCGCGCTCGTCGTCACGGCGCCGACGCTCGTGCTCTTCAACTACGGCGCCGAGCGCGTGCCGGCTGCCATTTCGGGCGTCGCGACGGCGGCCATCCCGGCCCTGGGCTACGGGTTCGCCCTGTTGCTCGGTGAACCGCTCGATCCGGTGAAGGCGATCGGCGGCGCCATCGCGCTCGCGGGCGTGCTGCTGGCGACCCTCGAGCAGCCGGACGTCGAGCCCAGCCCACCGGGGCTCGCCCTCCCCGAGCCTGCAGAGCTGGCACCGCGGCCTCTCCAGGACGAGAGACCGCCGCACCGGTCCCCCGCCGACGGGGGTAGCGTCGGGCCCAGCGCGGCGGACGACACCGCCGCGCACCCATCCGAGGGAGGGCGCACATGA
- a CDS encoding LacI family DNA-binding transcriptional regulator: protein MAKINEVAEAAGVSISTVSYALSGKRPVSPATRIRIEKAVRELGYSPNAGARMLAGSRTQIFALTEPLRRDTHAPTHMSFVLATAVAARRNDYDILLLTEEQASAGMARVASSGLVDAILVLDVAPDDERVALARAIDTPCVFIGVPDDHEGLICVDLDFDAAAVLAVDRLADAGHRAIGLVGQTQVAYEKSNFPPRVRRAFERRAGERGIRHDFRVSGDRQTSAEVTRSAVSELLDGGATALLVHGADDVHAAVLAELQNRELSVPGDVSLVSVAASFDTAGLPLPVDVIPLMPEPSCDLAVDLAVRSLGPHDRPTPGLHLIPPTYYDRGSVAAPARRQG, encoded by the coding sequence GTGGCGAAGATCAACGAGGTGGCCGAGGCCGCCGGCGTCTCGATCAGCACCGTGTCGTACGCCCTGAGCGGCAAGCGCCCCGTCTCGCCGGCCACCCGGATCCGCATCGAGAAGGCCGTGCGCGAGCTGGGATACAGCCCGAACGCCGGCGCGCGCATGCTCGCCGGGAGCCGCACCCAGATCTTCGCGCTGACCGAGCCGCTCCGCCGCGACACGCACGCCCCGACCCACATGTCGTTCGTGCTCGCGACCGCTGTCGCAGCGCGACGCAACGACTACGACATCCTCCTGCTCACAGAGGAGCAGGCCTCCGCCGGCATGGCACGGGTCGCCTCGAGCGGGCTCGTCGACGCGATCCTCGTTCTCGACGTCGCGCCCGACGATGAGCGGGTGGCGCTCGCGCGGGCGATCGACACGCCCTGCGTCTTCATCGGCGTGCCCGACGACCACGAGGGCCTCATCTGCGTCGATCTCGATTTCGACGCTGCCGCGGTGCTGGCCGTCGACCGGCTCGCCGACGCGGGTCACCGCGCCATAGGACTCGTCGGGCAGACCCAGGTCGCGTACGAGAAGTCGAACTTCCCGCCGCGGGTCCGCCGGGCGTTCGAGCGGCGGGCCGGGGAACGAGGCATCCGTCACGACTTCCGGGTGTCGGGCGACCGGCAGACGAGCGCAGAGGTGACGCGCTCCGCCGTCTCGGAGCTTCTCGACGGGGGCGCGACAGCGCTCCTCGTGCACGGCGCCGACGATGTGCACGCCGCCGTGCTCGCCGAGCTGCAGAACCGTGAGCTCTCCGTCCCCGGCGACGTGTCGCTCGTGTCCGTCGCGGCATCCTTCGACACTGCCGGCCTGCCGCTCCCCGTCGACGTGATCCCGCTCATGCCCGAGCCGTCGTGCGATCTCGCCGTCGACCTCGCCGTCCGCAGCCTCGGTCCTCACGACCGGCCGACACCCGGACTCCACCTGATCCCGCCCACCTACTACGACCGGGGTTCGGTCGCCGCGCCGGCCCGCCGGCAGGGCTGA
- a CDS encoding STAS/SEC14 domain-containing protein — MIEPLPDLPEGVLGFRAVGTVDAADYRKVLDPAIDAWIAKGKKVNLVYVLGAEFSRYSLSALWQDMLLEGKPEHSWGRVALVTDHRILGELVKGLGSLSSAELRRFKLSELPVALDWAAGKDAAAAAS, encoded by the coding sequence ATGATCGAGCCGCTCCCTGACCTGCCCGAGGGTGTGCTGGGCTTCCGTGCCGTGGGAACCGTCGACGCCGCCGACTACCGGAAGGTGCTCGACCCCGCGATCGACGCCTGGATCGCGAAGGGCAAGAAGGTCAATCTCGTCTATGTGCTGGGCGCGGAGTTCTCGCGCTACTCGCTCAGCGCGCTGTGGCAGGACATGCTGCTCGAGGGCAAGCCCGAGCACAGCTGGGGACGCGTCGCGCTCGTCACCGACCACCGGATCCTGGGCGAGCTCGTCAAAGGACTGGGGTCGCTCTCGTCTGCCGAGCTCCGTCGATTCAAGCTCTCGGAGCTTCCCGTCGCGCTGGACTGGGCGGCGGGGAAGGATGCCGCGGCCGCCGCGTCCTGA
- a CDS encoding extracellular solute-binding protein, whose protein sequence is MARITKRRTLAVAGALAVAALALAGCSGSGSDSGSDGDTLKLWHYESEDSAMGKAWNEAIKTFEKETGAKVEFEEKSFEQIQKTASQVLDTDAAPDLMEFNKGNATAGFLASTGLISDISDAVDEYGWADKLAPSLQTTAKYSEDGVMGGDTWYGVPNYGEFVGVYYNKDAFAAAGLEIPTTYDEFVKVLDAFVAKGITPLAEAGAEYPLGQLWYQLALSKADRSFVDDYQLYKNPVDWQGPEISYATDTLKEYVDKGYIAKDVSSVKAEDAGVSFINGTAPIFVSGSWWYGRFVEEATGFDWTMTAFPGADLSLGSSGNLWVVPENAANKELAYKFIDITMRPEIQAIIGNNGGLPVAADPADITDAKSQELIATFNGILDDDGLSFYPDWPAPGFYDVIVQELQGLVTGTQDAETTNANLGAQYDEGTADFR, encoded by the coding sequence ATGGCACGCATCACCAAGAGAAGGACCCTCGCGGTCGCCGGGGCCCTCGCCGTCGCCGCCCTCGCGCTCGCCGGGTGCTCGGGTTCGGGCTCGGACTCGGGCTCGGACGGCGACACGCTCAAGCTCTGGCACTACGAGAGCGAAGACAGCGCCATGGGCAAGGCCTGGAACGAGGCCATCAAGACGTTCGAGAAGGAGACTGGCGCGAAGGTCGAGTTCGAGGAGAAGTCCTTCGAGCAGATCCAGAAGACCGCGAGCCAGGTGCTCGACACGGATGCCGCTCCCGACCTCATGGAGTTCAACAAGGGCAATGCGACCGCGGGCTTCCTCGCCTCGACAGGTCTCATCTCGGACATCTCGGACGCCGTTGACGAGTACGGCTGGGCCGACAAGCTGGCGCCGTCGCTGCAGACGACCGCCAAGTACTCCGAAGACGGAGTCATGGGCGGCGACACCTGGTACGGCGTGCCGAACTACGGCGAGTTCGTCGGCGTCTACTACAACAAGGACGCCTTCGCCGCGGCAGGCCTGGAGATCCCCACGACGTACGACGAGTTCGTGAAGGTGCTCGACGCCTTCGTCGCGAAGGGCATCACGCCCCTCGCCGAGGCCGGAGCCGAATACCCGCTGGGTCAGCTCTGGTACCAGCTGGCGCTGTCGAAGGCCGACCGGTCCTTCGTCGACGACTACCAGCTCTACAAGAACCCTGTGGACTGGCAGGGCCCCGAGATCTCCTACGCGACCGACACGCTCAAGGAGTACGTCGACAAGGGCTACATCGCGAAGGATGTCTCGTCCGTCAAGGCCGAGGACGCCGGGGTCTCGTTCATCAACGGCACCGCGCCGATCTTCGTCTCGGGCTCGTGGTGGTACGGCCGCTTCGTCGAGGAGGCCACCGGCTTCGACTGGACGATGACCGCCTTCCCGGGCGCCGACCTGTCGCTCGGCTCGTCGGGCAACCTGTGGGTCGTACCCGAGAATGCGGCCAACAAGGAGCTCGCCTACAAGTTCATCGACATCACGATGCGCCCCGAGATCCAGGCGATCATCGGCAACAACGGAGGCCTGCCCGTCGCCGCCGATCCCGCTGACATCACCGACGCGAAGAGCCAGGAGCTCATCGCGACGTTCAACGGCATCCTCGACGACGACGGCCTCTCGTTCTACCCGGACTGGCCCGCGCCCGGCTTCTACGACGTGATCGTGCAGGAGTTGCAGGGCCTCGTCACCGGGACGCAGGACGCGGAGACGACGAACGCCAACCTCGGCGCCCAGTACGACGAAGGAACAGCGGACTTCCGCTGA
- a CDS encoding winged helix-turn-helix domain-containing protein, translated as MSNTALLERTAPVRHLRAVTAPVPTVSPEPAPAAEAPAQRALPPGTAPRGFALYVGLDEAKAAAAGVSLGTIVEALRRTISELAPNAETYATVALAPVGSGGRDVDVVRLALHEPSAIARTKQDETEEEDRAPGGVVVDISRKRVLIEGESAAFTFKEFELLQYLVLREGRTIERTELVSSLWHAGDEEAPGERTIDVHVRRLRAKLGRYEDIVRTVRGVGYRFDRHADVVIRYGHGTPSPDRF; from the coding sequence ATGTCGAACACCGCCCTTCTCGAGCGCACCGCCCCCGTCCGCCACCTCCGCGCCGTGACCGCCCCCGTCCCCACCGTCTCGCCCGAGCCGGCTCCCGCCGCCGAGGCTCCCGCACAGCGGGCCCTGCCGCCCGGGACGGCGCCCCGAGGCTTCGCCCTCTACGTCGGTCTCGACGAGGCGAAGGCCGCCGCCGCCGGCGTCTCGCTCGGCACGATCGTCGAGGCGCTCCGCCGGACGATCTCGGAGCTGGCGCCCAACGCCGAGACCTACGCGACCGTGGCTCTCGCGCCGGTCGGCTCCGGGGGCCGCGACGTCGACGTCGTCCGCCTCGCGCTGCACGAGCCCTCGGCGATCGCACGCACGAAGCAGGATGAGACAGAGGAAGAGGACCGCGCCCCCGGCGGGGTCGTCGTCGACATCTCGCGCAAGCGCGTGCTCATCGAGGGCGAGTCGGCTGCGTTCACCTTCAAGGAGTTCGAGCTGCTGCAGTACCTCGTGCTGCGGGAGGGCCGCACGATCGAGCGCACCGAGCTCGTGTCGTCGCTGTGGCACGCGGGCGACGAAGAGGCTCCCGGGGAGCGCACGATCGACGTGCACGTGCGCCGCCTGCGCGCCAAGCTCGGTCGCTATGAAGACATCGTGCGCACCGTGCGCGGGGTCGGCTACCGCTTCGACCGGCACGCCGACGTCGTCATCCGGTACGGGCACGGCACGCCGTCTCCCGACCGCTTCTGA
- a CDS encoding alpha/beta hydrolase, with translation MVSPGHVARFTWRGATIVAERTGDGPRTFVLVHGIGMGRSVFSDLTQRLGHHGRVVAIDLPGYGEAPEPPRTLTVERNADVVSAYLREHDHPDVTIIGHSMGAQIAVEVGARHPSSVRRLVLAGPTVDPRARTASAQLGRLLRDIAIESPVVWSRGAREYLRAGPNVRTKMRAMLVHRPEEAFPRVHAPVLVLRGDDDRVAPLEWCQEVVRLLPDATLAEIPEHGHETMIRDAAPAAELIVRFAERT, from the coding sequence ATGGTCTCCCCCGGACACGTCGCGCGCTTCACGTGGCGCGGCGCGACGATCGTCGCGGAGCGCACGGGGGACGGACCGCGCACCTTCGTGCTCGTGCACGGGATCGGCATGGGCCGGAGCGTCTTCTCTGACCTCACGCAGCGCCTGGGCCATCACGGCCGGGTGGTGGCGATCGACCTGCCGGGTTACGGCGAGGCGCCCGAGCCGCCGCGCACCCTCACGGTGGAGCGCAACGCCGACGTCGTCTCGGCGTATCTGCGCGAGCACGACCACCCCGACGTGACGATCATCGGGCACTCGATGGGCGCTCAGATCGCCGTCGAGGTGGGGGCGAGGCATCCGTCGTCCGTTCGTCGTCTCGTGCTCGCGGGCCCCACCGTCGATCCGCGGGCCCGGACGGCATCCGCCCAGCTCGGGAGGCTGCTGCGCGACATCGCGATCGAAAGCCCTGTCGTGTGGTCCCGGGGCGCCCGCGAGTACCTCCGGGCGGGACCGAACGTGCGCACGAAGATGCGCGCGATGCTCGTGCACCGCCCGGAAGAGGCGTTCCCCCGCGTCCACGCGCCCGTCCTCGTGCTGCGGGGCGACGACGACCGGGTGGCGCCGCTCGAATGGTGCCAGGAGGTCGTGAGGCTGCTCCCCGATGCGACCCTCGCCGAGATCCCGGAGCACGGCCACGAGACGATGATCCGGGATGCCGCGCCCGCCGCCGAGCTCATCGTCCGGTTCGCCGAGCGGACGTGA
- a CDS encoding GNAT family N-acetyltransferase: MTQLTFAHEPDASRYTLSQGSDLVSVLDYRDDGRSVAMTRAYTVPTFRGHGYAGEVVDRAVAELEAKGDRSVIPVCWYVADWFAAHPERSAILQHRRSA, encoded by the coding sequence GTGACCCAGCTGACCTTCGCACACGAGCCGGATGCCTCGCGGTACACGCTCTCCCAGGGGTCGGACCTCGTGAGCGTCCTCGACTACCGCGACGACGGGCGCAGCGTCGCCATGACCCGCGCCTACACCGTCCCCACCTTCCGCGGGCACGGCTACGCCGGAGAGGTCGTCGATCGGGCCGTCGCCGAGCTCGAGGCGAAGGGCGACCGCTCGGTCATCCCGGTGTGCTGGTACGTCGCGGACTGGTTCGCCGCCCACCCCGAGCGCTCGGCGATTCTTCAGCACCGCCGCTCGGCGTAG
- a CDS encoding DUF1622 domain-containing protein encodes MDIESVFTAIAVGFEVVGAAVMVVGFIMAVVLGIRSLSRGEGAHAAYTALRTTLGAAILLGLEVLVAADLVRTITSKPSLEDALILGIIVIIRTILSISIQIEIDGVAPWRRALLTNGGQLLGQAVARDRDAAARAAAPPDPSARPS; translated from the coding sequence GTGGACATCGAGTCGGTCTTCACCGCCATCGCCGTCGGCTTCGAGGTCGTCGGCGCCGCTGTCATGGTCGTCGGCTTCATCATGGCGGTGGTGCTCGGCATCCGCTCCCTCTCACGCGGCGAAGGTGCGCACGCCGCCTACACGGCGTTGCGCACGACCCTCGGCGCCGCGATCCTGCTGGGCCTCGAGGTGCTCGTCGCCGCCGACCTCGTCCGCACGATCACCTCCAAGCCCTCGCTCGAGGATGCCCTGATCCTCGGCATCATCGTCATCATCCGGACGATCCTCTCGATCTCGATCCAAATCGAGATCGACGGCGTCGCGCCGTGGCGGCGTGCCCTCCTGACGAACGGCGGCCAGCTGCTCGGGCAGGCTGTCGCTCGGGATCGGGATGCCGCGGCCCGCGCCGCCGCTCCGCCCGACCCGTCCGCTCGGCCGTCCTGA
- a CDS encoding DNA-3-methyladenine glycosylase 2 family protein — MTTSLSRIRAASGAPARQRPRDPRPDHGRPIETEYRPTHPLDLRRTVLYQRRGAGDPTMTTDAAVIWRASRTPDGVATLALRETSPGVVKGAAWGPGAGWALAQLPALCGAGDDPTGFDAARHPLIADAHHLNPGLRLSRTDLFFDALASAIFEQKVTGMQAFGAWRRIVSWFGVRAPGPTPRPMFAPPTVEEWRRIPSWAWHRAGLEPPQSRAVVECARRGESLLRVIAEAPDGDAHERILTSLRGVGPWTSAETRIRAFGDADAVSVGDYHLAHEVGFALTGARTDDDGMLELLAPWKGHRQRVIRLIGASGVREARRGPRLHPEDHRER, encoded by the coding sequence ATGACCACCTCGCTGTCGCGCATCCGCGCCGCCTCGGGCGCGCCGGCGAGACAGCGACCCCGCGATCCCCGGCCCGACCATGGCCGGCCGATCGAGACTGAGTACCGACCGACCCATCCGCTCGACCTCCGTCGCACCGTGCTGTACCAGCGGCGCGGCGCGGGCGACCCGACCATGACGACCGATGCCGCCGTCATCTGGAGGGCGAGCCGCACGCCGGACGGCGTCGCGACGCTCGCGCTCCGCGAGACCTCGCCCGGCGTGGTGAAGGGCGCCGCGTGGGGGCCGGGTGCCGGCTGGGCGCTCGCGCAGCTGCCGGCGCTGTGCGGGGCGGGCGACGACCCGACCGGATTCGACGCGGCGCGGCATCCGCTCATCGCCGATGCGCACCATCTCAACCCGGGGCTTCGGCTCAGCCGCACCGACCTCTTCTTCGACGCCCTCGCCAGCGCGATCTTCGAGCAGAAGGTCACCGGCATGCAGGCGTTCGGCGCGTGGCGGCGCATCGTCTCGTGGTTCGGCGTGCGGGCGCCCGGTCCGACGCCGCGCCCGATGTTCGCTCCGCCGACCGTCGAGGAATGGCGGCGCATCCCGTCGTGGGCCTGGCACCGCGCGGGGCTCGAGCCGCCGCAGTCGCGCGCCGTGGTCGAGTGCGCGCGCCGGGGTGAGTCGCTCCTGCGGGTCATCGCCGAGGCGCCCGATGGCGATGCGCACGAGCGCATCCTCACGAGTCTGCGGGGCGTCGGACCGTGGACGAGCGCCGAGACGCGCATCCGCGCCTTCGGCGATGCCGACGCCGTGAGCGTCGGCGACTACCACCTGGCCCACGAGGTCGGCTTCGCCCTCACCGGCGCGCGGACGGACGACGACGGGATGCTGGAGCTCCTCGCGCCGTGGAAGGGTCACCGCCAGCGGGTCATCCGCCTGATCGGCGCGTCGGGCGTGCGCGAAGCGCGCCGGGGGCCGCGGCTGCACCCCGAGGACCATCGGGAACGCTGA
- a CDS encoding VOC family protein, producing the protein MPILNPYLSFKNNAREAIEFYRSVFGGDLQISTFGDFPGMVEDPAENDLVMHSQLTSPDGFVLMASDTPDRMPYEAPAGVAVSVSGEDEAQLQGYWDALSAGGNVTMPYDTPPWGGKFGMLTDKFGVDWMVSLNAPQQ; encoded by the coding sequence ATGCCCATCCTGAACCCCTACCTCTCGTTCAAGAACAACGCCCGCGAAGCGATCGAGTTCTATCGGAGCGTCTTCGGCGGCGACCTTCAGATCTCGACGTTCGGGGACTTCCCCGGCATGGTCGAAGACCCGGCCGAGAACGACCTCGTCATGCATTCGCAGCTCACGAGCCCCGACGGCTTCGTCCTCATGGCCTCCGACACGCCGGACCGCATGCCCTACGAGGCGCCCGCGGGGGTCGCCGTCTCGGTGAGCGGCGAAGACGAGGCACAGCTCCAGGGCTACTGGGACGCCCTCTCCGCCGGCGGCAACGTCACGATGCCGTACGACACCCCGCCGTGGGGCGGCAAGTTCGGCATGCTCACCGACAAGTTCGGCGTCGACTGGATGGTGTCGCTCAACGCGCCGCAGCAATAG
- a CDS encoding cupin domain-containing protein: MSDYQVLEMGGLDEWREHYGGFRPTTSRDGRRVVDHELAMQYIGLTANAFEPGEQAGYWHAHAKIEELYVFLQGRGQMGLDDDVVDVGPGTVVRVGQGVWRTWRCLPDSPEELRWLCIRAGGYALPEFPDDSERDEHRPSPW; the protein is encoded by the coding sequence GTGAGCGACTACCAGGTGCTGGAGATGGGCGGCCTCGACGAGTGGCGGGAGCACTACGGCGGCTTCCGACCGACGACCTCGCGGGACGGCCGGCGCGTCGTCGACCACGAGCTGGCGATGCAGTACATCGGGCTCACGGCGAACGCCTTCGAGCCGGGTGAGCAGGCGGGCTACTGGCACGCCCACGCGAAGATCGAGGAGCTCTACGTCTTCCTCCAGGGCCGCGGCCAGATGGGACTCGACGACGACGTCGTCGACGTCGGTCCCGGCACGGTCGTCCGCGTCGGACAGGGCGTCTGGCGGACGTGGCGCTGCCTGCCCGACAGCCCCGAGGAGCTCCGCTGGCTGTGCATCCGCGCCGGCGGCTACGCGCTTCCGGAGTTCCCCGACGACAGCGAGCGCGACGAGCACCGGCCCTCACCCTGGTGA
- a CDS encoding SDR family oxidoreductase, whose amino-acid sequence MRIAVAGGTGQAGSEAVATARSRGHDVVVLARSTGIDLVSGDGVAAALDGVEAIIDASGVRGNIDPTGFHKAVIRNLARGGARHLVVLSIVGCDRAASYALYGGKLAQEHAAEASGVPFTIARTTQFHEFSRQIWHIGHKGPMHFAPRMRTQPVAVAEVGARLVDLAEAEPVGGRAADFGGPREESLVEMVRAYAQATGLSPRIVPVSLPGDFGRAQRDGSLLPGSDAVLGAQTFDEWLTLQRAES is encoded by the coding sequence ATGAGGATCGCGGTCGCAGGAGGCACGGGTCAGGCCGGTTCCGAAGCCGTCGCGACGGCTCGTTCGCGGGGTCACGACGTCGTCGTGCTGGCGAGGTCGACCGGCATCGATCTCGTCTCGGGCGACGGTGTCGCCGCCGCCCTCGACGGCGTCGAGGCGATCATCGACGCCTCGGGCGTGCGCGGCAACATCGACCCCACGGGGTTTCACAAGGCCGTCATTCGCAACCTCGCACGCGGCGGCGCGCGCCACCTCGTGGTCCTCTCGATCGTCGGCTGCGACCGCGCCGCTTCGTATGCGCTGTACGGCGGGAAGCTCGCGCAGGAGCACGCCGCCGAGGCATCCGGAGTCCCGTTCACGATCGCGCGCACGACGCAGTTCCACGAGTTCTCGCGCCAGATCTGGCACATCGGGCACAAGGGTCCGATGCACTTCGCACCCCGCATGCGCACGCAGCCCGTCGCAGTCGCCGAGGTGGGCGCGCGCCTGGTCGATCTGGCCGAGGCGGAGCCGGTCGGCGGACGCGCGGCGGACTTCGGCGGGCCGCGGGAGGAGTCGCTCGTCGAGATGGTGCGCGCCTATGCACAGGCCACCGGCCTATCGCCCCGCATCGTGCCGGTCAGCCTGCCGGGCGACTTCGGGCGCGCGCAGCGCGACGGGTCGCTCCTGCCGGGGTCGGATGCGGTGCTCGGTGCTCAGACCTTCGACGAGTGGCTCACGCTGCAGCGCGCGGAATCCTGA
- a CDS encoding DUF1918 domain-containing protein gives MRASVGDRVLIHGRAVGMVERTGEVIEIRGHEDDPLLVVRYDDGHETILSPGTDCEILHTT, from the coding sequence ATGCGAGCCAGCGTCGGCGACCGCGTGCTCATCCACGGGCGAGCGGTCGGAATGGTGGAGCGGACCGGCGAGGTCATCGAGATCCGCGGACACGAAGACGATCCGCTGCTCGTCGTGCGATACGACGACGGGCACGAGACGATCCTGTCCCCGGGGACTGACTGCGAGATCCTGCACACGACCTGA
- a CDS encoding sugar ABC transporter permease, giving the protein MSVLTRAESAARAETGATRADGRSRKARTKLPPEEPAIPQRKGGTAGYWLYLLPGFVLLLVIIVIPLIFNVYLTFTKWRGVRSPEFIGLDNWAKVFTDEDFWTSFVNSIWMVVAMVVLPTIIGLVVAALLFDVVGRKFGGKVGSFLRATYYLPQILPIAVAGIVIGWIFRPGATGAMNQLLGVLGIPPVDWLGQMPSALLVLMAVLVWVQIGYPIVVFMAALQRVDPELYEAAELDGANWFQRFSAITLSIIRPEVFVVTLTCTIAALKVFGPVYVITQGGPAGATLVPAYYAYTEFFTKRNIGYGATIATVLTILVVIVSIIFIRAQSSLERKERAGL; this is encoded by the coding sequence ATGTCAGTCCTCACCCGCGCCGAGAGCGCCGCCCGCGCCGAGACCGGCGCCACCCGTGCCGACGGCAGGAGCCGCAAGGCGCGCACCAAGCTTCCTCCCGAGGAGCCCGCGATCCCGCAGCGCAAGGGAGGCACGGCCGGCTACTGGCTCTACCTCCTGCCGGGCTTCGTCCTGCTCCTCGTGATCATCGTCATCCCGCTCATCTTCAACGTGTATCTGACGTTCACGAAGTGGCGCGGCGTGCGCAGCCCCGAGTTCATCGGGCTCGACAACTGGGCCAAGGTCTTCACCGATGAGGACTTCTGGACCTCGTTCGTCAACTCCATCTGGATGGTCGTCGCGATGGTCGTGCTCCCCACGATCATCGGCCTCGTCGTGGCAGCGCTCCTCTTCGACGTCGTCGGACGCAAGTTCGGCGGCAAGGTCGGCAGCTTCCTCCGCGCGACCTACTACCTGCCGCAGATCCTCCCGATCGCCGTCGCCGGGATCGTGATCGGCTGGATCTTCCGGCCCGGTGCGACAGGTGCGATGAACCAGCTGCTGGGCGTTCTCGGCATCCCACCCGTCGACTGGCTCGGCCAGATGCCGTCGGCGCTCCTCGTCCTCATGGCCGTGCTCGTGTGGGTGCAGATCGGCTACCCGATCGTCGTCTTCATGGCCGCCCTGCAGCGCGTCGACCCCGAGCTCTACGAAGCCGCGGAGCTCGACGGCGCGAACTGGTTCCAGCGGTTCTCGGCCATCACGCTGAGCATCATCCGCCCCGAGGTCTTCGTCGTGACCCTCACCTGCACGATCGCGGCGCTCAAGGTCTTCGGGCCCGTGTACGTCATCACCCAGGGCGGACCGGCCGGCGCGACCCTCGTCCCGGCGTACTACGCCTACACCGAGTTCTTCACGAAGCGGAACATCGGATACGGCGCCACGATCGCGACGGTCCTCACGATCCTCGTCGTCATCGTCTCGATCATCTTCATCCGCGCGCAGAGCTCGCTGGAGCGCAAGGAAAGGGCCGGGCTCTGA